One segment of Neobacillus endophyticus DNA contains the following:
- a CDS encoding MFS transporter, whose translation MKKVSLLFFLVMFVIGTDTFLISPLLPTLRHNYHVSIDISGFLVSAYALGYAIFAFIAGPISDRFDRKRIMIIGLIAFAISTFLCGIATNFTTMIIFRFLAGVSASFVTPQVWASIPVLVEKKNIVKSMGYATAGLSISQMLGIPIASYLAALSWHTPFYVISACAILLMISIVLALPSLPSRIDKTQKRASILQSYFDLFKSSKAFPYLFAYFIFQTGNFEAFSFIGSWFTSDFSLRVASVGTAMIALGIGNTFGSLFGSHLVKKIGQSRSLLLSLIVLIILYAALPFSKSLVIAEFILGVIFLIGGFVFPVFMSTFQSLTTTARGTVSAVSNAAMYCGTTLGGAVGGLLFARFTGFMGIAYFTVIMYILSLMIYTSTGIFRSQKVIAQAPEKVQKG comes from the coding sequence ATGAAAAAAGTGTCACTTCTATTTTTCTTAGTTATGTTTGTAATTGGGACGGATACCTTTTTAATTTCGCCTTTACTTCCTACTTTGAGGCATAACTATCATGTTTCAATCGATATTTCTGGATTCCTGGTGAGTGCCTATGCGTTAGGCTACGCTATTTTTGCGTTTATTGCAGGTCCAATTTCCGACCGTTTTGACCGAAAACGTATCATGATTATCGGATTAATTGCATTTGCCATTTCTACTTTTTTATGCGGAATAGCTACTAATTTCACAACCATGATTATTTTTCGATTTTTAGCAGGTGTAAGTGCCTCTTTTGTAACCCCACAAGTTTGGGCATCTATTCCTGTTTTAGTGGAGAAGAAAAACATTGTAAAATCGATGGGGTATGCTACGGCTGGTCTATCTATTTCTCAAATGCTTGGAATCCCAATTGCAAGTTACTTAGCTGCACTTTCATGGCATACACCATTCTATGTGATTTCTGCTTGTGCCATCTTATTAATGATTAGCATTGTACTTGCTCTTCCTTCGCTGCCTTCAAGAATCGACAAAACGCAAAAGAGAGCATCTATCCTACAATCTTATTTTGATTTGTTTAAATCATCTAAAGCTTTTCCTTACTTATTTGCGTATTTTATTTTCCAAACCGGTAACTTTGAAGCCTTCTCATTCATAGGCTCATGGTTTACATCTGATTTCTCTCTAAGAGTAGCTTCCGTTGGGACGGCTATGATTGCATTAGGAATAGGAAATACCTTTGGTTCACTATTCGGAAGTCATCTGGTCAAAAAAATCGGCCAATCTAGATCATTGCTTCTTTCACTCATCGTGTTAATTATTCTGTATGCGGCTTTACCATTTTCGAAATCCCTTGTTATCGCAGAATTTATTCTAGGTGTCATCTTTTTAATTGGTGGATTTGTCTTTCCTGTATTCATGAGTACCTTTCAAAGCCTGACAACCACTGCACGGGGTACAGTTTCAGCCGTTTCTAATGCGGCCATGTACTGTGGCACAACTCTTGGTGGGGCGGTCGGTGGTCTATTATTTGCCCGATTCACTGGATTTATGGGAATAGCCTACTTTACGGTAATTATGTACATTTTATCACTGATGATTTATACCAGTACTGGGATTTTTAGAAGTCAAAAGGTTATTGCACAAGCTCCAGAAAAAGTTCAAAAAGGATGA
- a CDS encoding CPBP family intramembrane glutamic endopeptidase, with protein sequence MIKKNPYLVLILYSVFLTFTVSFFSALSVISKVNDTGMILFQILAYSLMAFFFTRQIIKSDTPLKKLGFSLKNIDYRIFIMLGIIVLVQPIMFGIDFNIPLSVFLLTVMQMIVIGYTEELLFRGIFFLKLKDKSPVLYVLFSSLIFGLLHSAIAFNPGTGSILVILQVVNAFLIGIIFALIYFLTKKILIVILAHTFFDIFASISNQVSLERNVYSVIVLSILYVFCILVIAIIRKKYNCFGSFNKSISSEIGN encoded by the coding sequence ATGATTAAAAAAAATCCTTACTTGGTGCTTATTCTGTATAGCGTATTCTTGACTTTTACAGTTTCATTCTTTTCCGCATTATCTGTTATTTCTAAAGTCAACGATACTGGTATGATACTATTTCAAATTCTTGCTTATTCTCTTATGGCATTCTTCTTTACAAGACAAATTATTAAGAGCGATACGCCTCTTAAGAAATTAGGCTTCTCTTTAAAAAATATTGACTATCGTATTTTTATCATGTTAGGGATTATTGTATTAGTTCAACCAATTATGTTTGGAATAGACTTTAATATTCCTTTATCAGTATTTCTGCTAACCGTCATGCAGATGATTGTAATTGGATATACAGAGGAACTACTTTTTCGGGGGATCTTTTTCCTAAAATTAAAGGATAAAAGTCCAGTTTTGTATGTTTTATTTTCTTCTCTTATTTTTGGCCTTTTGCATAGCGCAATAGCCTTTAATCCAGGGACTGGTTCAATCCTAGTCATTCTTCAAGTAGTAAATGCTTTTTTAATAGGAATTATTTTTGCCTTAATTTATTTCTTAACTAAAAAGATATTGATAGTGATTTTAGCCCACACGTTCTTTGATATCTTTGCAAGCATCTCTAATCAAGTTTCACTTGAGAGAAATGTTTACTCTGTAATTGTTTTATCTATTCTTTATGTCTTTTGTATATTAGTGATTGCAATTATTCGAAAAAAATATAATTGTTTCGGTTCTTTTAATAAAAGTATATCATCTGAAATTGGAAATTAA
- a CDS encoding helix-turn-helix domain-containing protein, producing the protein MYGATMKSIRKQKGLTQKEVYSGVVSKSFYSDFEADKYSVTVDKFQGLLQNLNISFEEFLYFHNQMDLSDTQKLEKEIDAYYKQGKFEELFSIYQEFYTSSIREVRHLASKAYLLVLITNSNFYNFSRDPLNEIISNLEITKSWTLNEIKLAKLVLLSIPEKKMEESFKIYKKISEELSKYMNFSDLVYQKELADLYFNRIQSLLVLNNISEAEKVFQDYSNLMNGIDDLNLFIQFHFIEILLGLYLDYYVSKEEIDSFLQRIDNVPVSECHFYKIIFQIHNEKAKNYFLRYQK; encoded by the coding sequence ATGTACGGAGCCACAATGAAGAGTATAAGAAAACAAAAGGGGCTAACTCAAAAAGAGGTATATTCTGGTGTAGTGTCAAAATCGTTTTATAGTGATTTTGAAGCAGACAAATACTCTGTAACTGTGGACAAGTTTCAAGGACTTCTCCAAAACTTAAATATATCTTTTGAAGAATTTCTATACTTCCATAACCAGATGGATTTATCTGATACTCAGAAACTTGAAAAAGAGATTGATGCTTATTACAAACAAGGTAAATTTGAAGAATTGTTTAGTATTTATCAAGAATTTTACACAAGTAGTATTAGAGAGGTTCGTCACCTAGCATCAAAAGCTTATCTTTTAGTACTGATTACAAATAGTAATTTTTACAACTTTTCTAGAGATCCCTTGAATGAAATAATTTCAAATTTAGAAATCACCAAATCTTGGACGTTAAATGAGATTAAATTAGCCAAGCTAGTTCTACTTTCAATACCAGAGAAAAAAATGGAGGAATCCTTCAAGATTTATAAGAAGATATCAGAAGAATTGTCAAAGTATATGAACTTTAGTGATTTGGTCTATCAAAAAGAACTAGCTGATTTATATTTCAATAGAATTCAAAGTCTGCTAGTTCTAAATAATATATCTGAAGCGGAAAAGGTATTTCAAGATTACTCAAATTTGATGAATGGAATTGACGATCTTAATCTATTCATTCAATTTCATTTCATAGAGATTTTACTTGGTCTATACTTAGATTATTATGTTTCCAAGGAAGAGATAGATAGTTTCTTACAAAGAATTGATAATGTTCCAGTATCTGAATGCCATTTCTATAAGATTATTTTTCAAATCCATAACGAAAAAGCTAAGAATTACTTCTTACGTTATCAGAAATAA
- a CDS encoding DUF1731 domain-containing protein, with protein MRILIAGASGFVGSAVMGYLASQGHNIVRLVRHDAKAGEIQWDPDAESIDEDGLEGFDGVVHVAALPSETWTPAFKEKWYSNRVGTSRLLASSLAKRKHKPKVLICASGETIYSPSNDQLIDEDSQLAKNFVGRLHFDGEAACTPALDAGIRVVHLRFPTILGGSTLKTAIQINSAFESGEQWMSWVSREDVPRIVDFCISTESLAGPVNAASPNAVKNRDFVKILSNVINKEPGKPISAPELRQFLGEVADDVYLVSRRLTPLKLIDAGYHYCFTELEAALRHEVGLLV; from the coding sequence GTGCGTATACTAATAGCAGGAGCAAGTGGATTCGTGGGCTCAGCAGTAATGGGTTATTTGGCGAGCCAAGGGCACAATATCGTCCGACTGGTACGACATGATGCGAAAGCAGGTGAGATCCAATGGGATCCTGATGCTGAATCCATTGATGAGGATGGTCTCGAAGGTTTCGATGGTGTGGTTCACGTCGCAGCCCTTCCCAGTGAAACATGGACACCCGCTTTCAAAGAAAAGTGGTATTCCAATCGCGTTGGAACAAGCCGTCTTTTAGCTTCAAGCCTAGCAAAAAGAAAGCATAAGCCGAAAGTATTAATTTGCGCATCCGGAGAAACAATCTATTCACCATCAAATGACCAGCTCATAGACGAAGATTCACAACTTGCAAAAAATTTTGTGGGACGTCTTCACTTCGATGGCGAAGCAGCATGCACACCGGCTCTCGATGCTGGCATTCGCGTGGTTCATCTCAGATTTCCCACCATACTGGGTGGCTCAACTCTGAAAACCGCCATTCAAATCAATAGCGCTTTTGAAAGTGGCGAGCAATGGATGAGTTGGGTAAGTCGCGAAGATGTTCCAAGAATTGTGGATTTTTGTATTTCAACAGAGAGCTTGGCTGGACCGGTGAATGCAGCGAGTCCAAATGCGGTGAAAAACCGCGACTTTGTGAAAATACTCTCCAACGTAATTAATAAAGAACCTGGAAAACCAATCAGTGCACCTGAGCTCAGACAATTCCTGGGCGAAGTGGCCGATGATGTTTATTTGGTCAGCCGACGGCTTACGCCTCTTAAGCTTATTGACGCTGGATACCACTACTGTTTTACTGAACTTGAAGCAGCTTTGCGACATGAGGTCGGCTTGCTCGTGTAA
- a CDS encoding DUF3231 family protein produces MTTKADLTSSEIANLWIAYIDMNAMVIKLKYVLKIMEDTEIRPIIEKTNQVSESSLNQLKQIFNKENFAMPLGFTEADVNLAAPRLFSDTFFLVFLQNKMDMNLNAYSMALSHATRPDIRHFFQECLTTSIQIFNEATDMMLAKGIYVRPPFIPTPKSVDMTERQSFLSGWLGNKRPLTAIEIDQLFFSISRNALGHALLLGYSQVAKSKEVREHMRRGADIAKKHVEIFSKILLEEDIPAPMIWSRKIEDTTISPFSDKLLMFEVAGTTEAGIGYYGRSLSAAQRRDLGAHYLKAITDSLLFGEDAANITIKNAWLEEPPQAIDFSKKVKG; encoded by the coding sequence ATGACAACAAAAGCAGATTTAACTTCATCGGAAATTGCAAACCTTTGGATTGCGTACATTGATATGAACGCAATGGTAATAAAATTAAAATATGTCCTTAAAATAATGGAAGACACAGAAATTCGTCCAATTATCGAAAAAACGAACCAAGTATCCGAGAGCAGTTTGAACCAGCTTAAACAAATTTTCAATAAGGAAAACTTTGCGATGCCATTGGGTTTTACAGAAGCTGATGTAAATTTAGCTGCTCCTCGGTTATTTTCAGATACCTTTTTTCTAGTGTTTCTTCAAAATAAAATGGATATGAATTTAAACGCCTATTCAATGGCGTTATCTCATGCAACTCGTCCTGATATTCGTCATTTTTTTCAAGAATGTTTAACTACTTCTATCCAAATTTTTAATGAAGCAACCGATATGATGCTGGCAAAAGGAATCTATGTAAGACCCCCTTTTATTCCAACTCCGAAATCGGTGGATATGACTGAAAGGCAAAGTTTCTTATCGGGTTGGCTCGGAAATAAAAGACCGTTAACGGCAATTGAAATCGACCAATTGTTTTTCTCCATAAGTCGCAATGCATTAGGTCACGCATTATTACTCGGTTACAGCCAAGTAGCAAAATCCAAAGAGGTACGAGAACATATGCGCCGTGGTGCTGATATTGCAAAAAAACACGTGGAAATTTTTAGTAAGATTTTATTGGAAGAAGATATTCCGGCTCCTATGATTTGGTCCCGTAAAATTGAAGATACGACGATTTCTCCTTTTTCGGACAAACTTTTGATGTTTGAAGTTGCAGGCACAACGGAAGCTGGCATCGGTTATTACGGACGGTCGTTATCTGCAGCACAACGTCGTGATTTAGGGGCACATTACTTAAAAGCAATAACAGATAGCCTTTTATTTGGAGAAGATGCAGCGAATATTACCATTAAGAATGCTTGGCTTGAAGAACCACCTCAAGCAATCGACTTTAGTAAAAAAGTGAAAGGTTAA
- a CDS encoding CBO0543 family protein, producing the protein MLFLILFVIVLNLAVIFIPKRLSGIEMLSIILFSHALEVLANYIFDVMYNVYGYFDKGPEWGSFIYVYGIYPSIGILFLNFFPYRKRLMKKILYIAAWVLIALIFERFFLWSKTFYYDGWNTWYSLLLYPFLYLALVLSNKFTRYLVRKVQLE; encoded by the coding sequence ATGCTATTTCTTATCCTTTTTGTAATAGTTTTAAATTTAGCCGTTATTTTTATACCAAAAAGATTATCTGGCATTGAGATGTTGAGTATTATTTTATTCTCGCATGCTTTAGAGGTATTAGCTAATTATATTTTTGACGTAATGTACAATGTGTATGGATATTTTGATAAAGGTCCAGAATGGGGAAGCTTTATTTACGTTTATGGGATCTATCCATCTATCGGCATTTTATTTTTGAATTTTTTCCCCTATAGAAAGAGATTAATGAAAAAAATTCTTTATATAGCAGCATGGGTTTTGATTGCATTAATATTTGAAAGGTTCTTTTTATGGAGTAAAACATTTTATTATGATGGTTGGAATACCTGGTATTCGTTATTACTTTATCCTTTTTTATATTTGGCTTTAGTACTATCTAATAAATTCACGCGATATCTTGTCAGAAAAGTTCAACTAGAATGA
- a CDS encoding sialidase family protein — protein sequence MANIQISPSTSSQFEPSIAVNWLNPSVMVVVAVDLRTGSPNIGLYKSIDAGATWSTRLLPLPAGFVAIESPHIDYVFPNSFVVVAHAFDADGLSGSIVTYTSNNNASTFGPPVIVNQGFGQFVNDDQVIVVTDKAGSSPFFGNIYTAYTHDYNTQFIPGNTIFFNRSKDGGKTFLDPLLLSSVNEFEEFPGIAITLNGIAIVGWITQPPGPSELRTTTSQDGGATFGIETRVTSVVVDPSPLPGYQFRCLTYPSLAGDISNSPTTRGNVYAVWQDFREGYSDIFLSISTNFGVDWSTPKPIANSPVGAQNFFPTITVSPSDGAVFVSYYTNRVNPPNIDVFLATSRDGGKTFTNTRTTTTSFNVEGIPLIGDYIGNAVVPQLDRLVCVWTDTRTGVENIWFGDNQ from the coding sequence ATGGCAAACATACAAATCTCGCCGAGTACTAGTAGTCAGTTTGAGCCATCTATCGCGGTAAACTGGCTAAATCCCTCCGTTATGGTTGTGGTAGCTGTAGATTTAAGGACAGGCTCTCCAAATATTGGCTTGTACAAGTCAATTGATGCAGGCGCAACCTGGAGTACGAGGTTACTACCATTACCAGCTGGGTTCGTTGCCATAGAGTCGCCCCATATTGATTATGTATTTCCCAATTCATTCGTGGTAGTAGCACACGCCTTTGATGCTGACGGCCTCAGTGGTTCGATAGTGACCTATACATCCAATAATAACGCGTCTACATTCGGACCACCTGTCATTGTGAATCAAGGGTTTGGACAGTTTGTCAATGACGATCAGGTGATTGTTGTCACTGATAAGGCCGGATCCAGCCCGTTTTTTGGAAACATATACACTGCATATACACACGATTACAACACGCAATTTATACCGGGAAATACCATATTCTTCAATCGTTCCAAGGATGGAGGAAAAACGTTCTTAGATCCACTTCTTCTCTCTTCCGTCAATGAATTTGAAGAATTTCCTGGAATCGCCATCACATTAAATGGAATTGCTATCGTAGGATGGATTACCCAACCTCCGGGCCCCAGCGAACTTAGAACCACTACATCACAAGACGGAGGGGCAACATTCGGAATTGAAACGCGAGTTACATCGGTTGTTGTTGACCCTTCGCCACTACCAGGATATCAATTCAGGTGCCTGACATACCCATCCTTGGCGGGGGACATCTCAAACTCACCCACAACCCGAGGAAATGTCTATGCGGTATGGCAAGACTTTCGAGAGGGATATTCCGATATTTTTCTCTCTATTTCCACAAACTTTGGTGTTGATTGGAGTACACCAAAGCCCATTGCAAACAGCCCAGTTGGAGCCCAGAACTTTTTCCCTACCATCACTGTTTCTCCATCAGATGGGGCGGTGTTTGTATCCTATTACACCAATCGAGTCAATCCACCTAATATTGACGTTTTTCTTGCAACATCTAGGGATGGAGGAAAAACGTTTACAAACACCCGAACTACGACGACTTCGTTTAATGTTGAAGGCATACCTTTAATAGGGGACTATATTGGAAATGCGGTTGTCCCTCAGCTCGACCGTCTTGTATGTGTTTGGACAGACACTCGTACAGGCGTTGAAAACATCTGGTTTGGAGATAACCAATAA
- a CDS encoding glycosyltransferase family 4 protein: MKLLFTFYHPSGGMGTLNHIRCEALQQAGVTCHLLYSKYSQGYKNIKGITTFITNQDEEIRDIIHKESYDAIIVASDYFLLEKLRNLGYKGTIIYEVQGFGDWETSLLTIQTVAPYVITYSNAVLLPDTSHLVSLFKSHTQSVRQFSFNLPLDTRKFRYIAYPIKPFPIIGWVGRIEHNKNWSDFLEIGHRMIEENPHLYLWMFCDMDLSAPSEKERFESKVDQLELRSRLIRYVNVPQQLMADYYSIIGDSGGFLCSTSFLEGFGYAVAEALLCRCPVLATDSDGVRRFIFHNKTGMFYNRGDIDDAVQKANDMMINKSLRTTLREAGEMHILKHFSEDAYVRNFIYMLKNLGIAT; the protein is encoded by the coding sequence ATGAAATTGTTATTTACCTTTTATCACCCGAGTGGTGGCATGGGGACGCTGAATCACATTCGCTGTGAAGCTTTACAACAGGCTGGCGTGACCTGCCATTTGCTTTACAGCAAATATTCACAGGGGTATAAAAATATAAAAGGGATTACTACATTCATTACTAATCAAGATGAAGAGATTAGAGACATCATACACAAGGAATCCTATGATGCAATTATCGTTGCCTCTGATTATTTTTTATTGGAGAAATTACGAAATCTCGGTTACAAAGGAACAATTATCTATGAGGTTCAAGGCTTTGGAGATTGGGAGACATCCCTACTAACCATTCAAACTGTAGCTCCATATGTGATAACCTACAGCAACGCAGTCTTATTGCCCGACACGTCTCATCTTGTTTCCTTATTTAAATCTCATACTCAGTCTGTCAGACAGTTCAGCTTTAATCTTCCACTGGATACGCGCAAGTTTCGCTATATAGCATATCCTATCAAGCCATTTCCGATCATTGGATGGGTCGGAAGGATCGAACACAACAAAAATTGGAGCGATTTTTTGGAAATCGGGCATCGAATGATAGAAGAAAATCCTCATTTGTATTTGTGGATGTTCTGTGATATGGATTTATCCGCCCCTTCGGAAAAGGAGCGCTTTGAATCAAAAGTTGATCAGTTAGAACTCCGGTCTCGCTTGATCCGTTATGTGAATGTGCCACAACAATTAATGGCTGATTATTATTCCATAATCGGAGATTCGGGTGGATTTCTTTGCTCAACTTCTTTCTTGGAAGGTTTCGGTTATGCGGTAGCAGAGGCGTTACTTTGCAGATGTCCTGTGCTGGCTACGGATTCTGACGGTGTTCGCCGTTTTATTTTTCATAATAAGACGGGGATGTTTTACAATCGTGGTGATATCGATGATGCGGTTCAGAAAGCAAACGACATGATGATAAACAAGTCCTTAAGAACCACGCTTAGAGAAGCAGGAGAAATGCACATACTAAAGCACTTCTCTGAAGATGCTTATGTTCGGAATTTTATTTACATGCTTAAGAATCTTGGAATTGCTACTTAG
- a CDS encoding glycosyltransferase family 2 protein, translating to MTDLGIVMPVYKQLPLYLYSSIQSILTQTFRDYRFIIVVDGAPEMLPFIQKMVQDDARAEVLINSTNLGVARSLNRGFDHLFKDQNIHYVTWVSSDNVYYPNFLEVLRNTLVSGGEELGLVFSSFRSINNEGLPLQGEAELAALRQYQSQPKEALLDACIVGVSFMYKSKFAKMIDGYGLQPVEDYDYWLRLAEHCEMRYIPIELMDYRVNSPHSVSSQLQSTVKHREWRYAYHLARLLARNRRGIPFEITILLPLREIDQAILERLENLYEQSFSNYSVTVLDLSPDGEVTKQIQQIIHPTVAFLRLPHLSVKEAIRQEVVNVKTPYVFILGPELFRDPTELEVLHYQLKIAQPYIQCCYYTANHTLVGFSGQYAPDEPLDNRLYRTNSLISILKSENL from the coding sequence ATGACTGATCTCGGTATTGTTATGCCTGTTTATAAACAACTTCCCCTTTATTTATATTCATCGATCCAATCAATTTTAACCCAGACATTTAGGGATTATCGCTTTATCATTGTGGTGGATGGGGCGCCTGAAATGTTGCCTTTCATCCAAAAAATGGTACAGGACGATGCAAGAGCCGAAGTATTAATCAATTCGACCAATCTTGGAGTAGCTAGATCGCTCAATCGTGGTTTTGATCATTTATTTAAAGATCAGAATATTCACTATGTTACCTGGGTATCCAGCGATAATGTCTACTATCCTAATTTTCTGGAAGTATTAAGAAACACACTAGTCTCTGGGGGAGAAGAATTAGGACTAGTTTTCAGCAGCTTTCGCTCCATAAACAACGAAGGACTTCCACTTCAAGGCGAGGCGGAATTGGCTGCGTTGAGGCAGTACCAGTCTCAGCCCAAAGAAGCACTGCTGGATGCTTGTATTGTAGGAGTATCATTTATGTACAAATCGAAATTCGCTAAAATGATAGACGGTTATGGGCTACAGCCTGTAGAAGACTATGACTACTGGCTTCGTTTGGCCGAGCACTGTGAGATGCGATATATTCCGATAGAACTAATGGATTATCGTGTGAATTCGCCGCATAGCGTCTCGTCGCAGCTGCAATCCACAGTAAAGCATAGAGAATGGAGATATGCTTACCATTTGGCAAGGCTTCTCGCAAGGAATAGACGTGGGATCCCATTTGAAATAACGATATTACTTCCCTTGCGAGAAATTGACCAAGCCATTCTAGAGCGTCTGGAAAATCTTTATGAACAAAGTTTTAGTAATTACAGCGTAACGGTGTTGGATTTGTCCCCAGATGGAGAGGTTACTAAACAAATACAACAAATTATTCACCCAACGGTGGCATTTTTACGGTTACCCCATTTATCTGTAAAAGAAGCAATACGACAAGAAGTGGTAAACGTAAAAACTCCTTATGTATTCATTTTAGGGCCGGAGCTATTCCGGGACCCAACAGAGCTAGAGGTACTTCATTATCAATTAAAGATAGCCCAACCCTATATTCAATGCTGCTATTATACAGCAAATCATACGTTAGTAGGCTTTTCTGGGCAGTATGCTCCGGACGAACCGCTGGATAATCGCCTCTACAGAACTAATTCGCTGATTTCCATATTAAAGAGTGAAAACCTATGA
- a CDS encoding ArsR/SmtB family transcription factor, giving the protein MIIEQKDKDAIRVAIFKALADETRLDMLRMLKEVGKEMSCGEIGEKVNITKSTASYHFKILREAGLTSTRKEAQNKFVQLRLDTFNEYLPGFLDSL; this is encoded by the coding sequence ATGATTATTGAACAAAAAGATAAAGATGCAATTCGAGTGGCTATTTTTAAGGCGTTAGCTGATGAGACTCGTTTGGATATGTTGCGAATGTTAAAGGAAGTCGGTAAAGAAATGAGTTGTGGAGAGATAGGTGAAAAAGTAAACATTACAAAATCTACAGCTTCTTACCATTTTAAAATTCTACGTGAAGCTGGTCTGACTTCCACAAGGAAAGAAGCACAAAACAAATTTGTGCAACTTAGATTAGATACTTTTAATGAATATTTACCTGGTTTCCTAGATTCTTTATAG